A section of the Pseudomonas prosekii genome encodes:
- the zapE gene encoding cell division protein ZapE: protein MTPLERYQADLKRPDFFHDAAQETAVRHLQRLYDDLVAASNVKPGLFGKLFGKKDQAPVKGLYFWGGVGRGKTYLVDTFFEALPFKEKVRTHFHRFMKRVHEEMKTLGGEKNPLTIIAKRFSDEARVICFDEFFVSDITDAMILGTLMEELFKNGVTLVATSNIVPDGLYKDGLQRARFLPAIALIKQNTDIVNVDSGVDYRLRHLEQAELFHFPLNEESNESLRKSFRALTPECTAAIENDVLIIENREIRALRTCDDVAWFDFRELCDGPRSQNDYIELGKIFHAVLLSGVEQMSVTTDDIARRFINMVDEFYDRNVKLIISAEVELKDLYTGGRLNFEFQRTLSRLLEMQSHEFLSRAHKP, encoded by the coding sequence ATGACGCCCCTAGAACGATATCAAGCTGATCTGAAACGCCCGGACTTCTTCCATGACGCCGCGCAGGAAACTGCTGTGCGTCACTTGCAGCGCCTGTACGACGATCTGGTCGCGGCCTCGAACGTCAAGCCGGGCCTGTTCGGCAAACTGTTTGGCAAGAAAGATCAGGCGCCGGTCAAGGGTCTGTACTTCTGGGGCGGCGTTGGCCGTGGCAAGACTTACCTGGTCGATACGTTCTTCGAAGCGCTGCCGTTCAAGGAAAAGGTGCGGACGCACTTCCACCGCTTCATGAAGCGTGTGCACGAAGAAATGAAAACCCTCGGCGGCGAGAAAAACCCGCTGACCATTATTGCCAAGCGTTTCTCCGATGAAGCGCGGGTGATCTGTTTCGATGAGTTCTTCGTGTCTGACATCACCGACGCGATGATCCTCGGCACGTTGATGGAAGAATTGTTCAAGAACGGCGTGACCCTGGTCGCGACCTCGAACATTGTTCCCGACGGTTTGTACAAGGACGGCCTGCAACGCGCGCGCTTCCTGCCGGCGATTGCGCTGATCAAGCAGAACACCGACATCGTCAACGTCGACAGCGGCGTCGATTATCGTCTGCGCCACCTCGAGCAAGCGGAGCTGTTCCACTTCCCGCTCAACGAGGAATCCAACGAAAGCCTGCGCAAGAGCTTCCGCGCGCTGACGCCGGAATGCACCGCCGCCATCGAAAACGATGTACTGATCATCGAAAACCGCGAAATCCGTGCCTTGCGCACCTGCGATGACGTGGCGTGGTTCGACTTCCGCGAACTCTGCGACGGCCCGCGCAGCCAGAACGATTACATCGAACTCGGCAAAATCTTCCACGCCGTGCTGCTCAGCGGCGTCGAGCAGATGAGCGTCACCACCGACGACATCGCCCGGCGTTTCATCAACATGGTCGACGAGTTTTACGACCGTAACGTCAAGCTGATCATCTCGGCCGAAGTCGAACTCAAAGACCTCTACACCGGCGGTCGCCTGAACTTCGAATTCCAGCGCACGCTAAGCCGTCTGCTGGAAATGCAATCGCACGAATTCCTGTCGCGCGCGCACAAGCCGTAG
- a CDS encoding asparaginase, whose product MDLPKLAIAALGGTVSMQASHAGEGVIPTVSGETLLQSLPELSTLARINVETLGLLPSASLDFEFLLSVLHWANEQISQGAVGVVITQGTDTLEETATFFDYLWNHNEPLVMTGAMRSAAQAGADGPANLQDACRVALAENSRHRGVQVVMNGQIHAANAVRKIDSLALQAFASPVSGPVGLLIENTVRYLRPPAQRRVLPMPQRCAKVALLEASLSADTLLLENIVDLGYDGLVIAGFGAGHVSAQWAAVIEGITQKIPVIVATRTGSGSTAQCSYGFIGGEMDLIRKGAAMAGFLCPRKPRILLWLLIGCQRQGDLARYLKDE is encoded by the coding sequence ATGGACCTGCCCAAACTGGCCATCGCAGCGCTCGGCGGCACCGTTAGCATGCAAGCCAGCCATGCCGGTGAAGGAGTTATCCCGACCGTCAGCGGTGAAACCTTGCTGCAATCGTTGCCAGAGTTATCGACGCTGGCCCGGATTAACGTGGAAACCCTCGGCCTGCTGCCCAGCGCTTCACTGGATTTCGAGTTCCTGTTGAGCGTGTTGCACTGGGCCAATGAGCAAATCAGCCAAGGTGCGGTGGGTGTGGTCATCACCCAAGGCACCGACACGCTCGAAGAAACCGCGACGTTCTTCGATTACCTGTGGAACCACAACGAGCCATTGGTCATGACCGGCGCCATGCGTTCAGCGGCCCAGGCCGGCGCGGATGGCCCGGCGAACTTGCAGGATGCCTGCCGCGTCGCACTGGCTGAAAACAGTCGTCATCGCGGTGTTCAAGTGGTGATGAACGGGCAGATTCACGCAGCCAACGCGGTGCGTAAAATCGATTCGCTGGCGCTGCAGGCGTTCGCCTCACCGGTGTCCGGCCCTGTCGGCCTGCTCATCGAAAACACCGTGCGCTATCTGCGCCCTCCCGCGCAGAGACGGGTTTTGCCGATGCCGCAACGCTGCGCCAAAGTCGCGCTGCTGGAAGCATCGCTGTCCGCCGACACGCTGTTACTCGAGAACATTGTCGATCTGGGCTACGACGGGTTGGTAATCGCAGGTTTCGGCGCCGGGCATGTTTCCGCGCAATGGGCGGCGGTGATCGAAGGCATTACGCAGAAAATCCCGGTGATCGTCGCCACGCGCACGGGGTCGGGTTCAACCGCGCAGTGCTCTTATGGCTTTATCGGCGGCGAGATGGACTTGATCCGCAAAGGCGCGGCAATGGCCGGATTTCTCTGCCCGCGCAAGCCGCGAATCCTGCTGTGGCTGCTGATCGGTTGCCAGCGACAGGGGGATTTGGCGCGTTACCTTAAAGACGAGTGA